The following is a genomic window from Hymenobacter sp. APR13.
GCCATCAGCAAGCCCATTATCCGGGGGCTGGGGGCCAACCGTGTCATCACCCTCAACAACGGCGCCAAGCAGGAAGGCCAACAATGGGGCGACGAGCACGGCATCGAAATCGACGAGTTCGGCATCGACCGGGTGGAAATCATCAAGGGGCCTGGCTCCTTATTATATGGTTCCGACGGGCTGGCCGGCGTCATCAACTTCCTGGCGCCCGACCCGGTGGAGGACGGCCGCATTGTGGGCTCGGTGGCGGCCAACTACCAAACCAACAACCGCCAGCAGGGCTATTCGCTCTGGAATGCCGGCAACCTCAACGGCCTGAACTGGCAGGTGCGCGGCTCGGGCAAAGTGGCCGGCGCCTACCAGAACCGCTACGACGGCCGCGTGTACAACTCCGGCTTCCGGGAGCTGAACGGCAGCGGCTACGTGGGCTTCAACAAAAGCTGGGGCTACTCCCACCTCACCGTCAGCAGCTTCAACCAGATTCTGGGGCTGATTGAGGGCGAGCGGGACTCCACCTCGGGCCGGTTTCTGAAGACCGTGAGTCTGGGTGGGGATGCCCTGGCCGGCGTGATTACCGACGACGCCGACCTGCGCACGCTCAACCTGGACGTGCCGCGCCAGCAGATCAACCACCTGCGCATCGGCACCGACAACAACTTCATTCTGGGCCAGCACCGCCTCACGCTGAACGTGGGCTGGCAGCAGAACCTGCGCCGCGAGTTCGGCAACCCCACTGATTACTACGAGAAGTCGCTGTTCTTCCAGCTGCGCACCGTGGACTACGCTTTGCGCTGGTTTCTGCCCGAAATGAACGGCTGGAACACCACCGTGGGCGTGAGCGGCATGCAGCAGGAAAACCAGAACAAGGGCGTGGAATTCCTGATTCCGGCCTACCGCCTGCTCGACGGCGGCCTGTTCGGCGTCACCAAAAAGAGCTTCGGCAAGCTGGACCTCAGCGGCGGCCTGCGCTACGATGCGCGCCGCATCACGGCCGATGCGCTGTACCTCAACGACGACGAGCAGCCGGTGCCCGCCGGCCAGGGCGAAACCAAGTTTGCCGGCTTCCGGAGCACCTTCCGCAACGTGAGCGGCAGCGTGGGCGGGGCCTACAATTTCAACGACAAGTGGCTGCTGAAAGCCAACGTGGCCCGCGGCTTCCGGGCGCCCAACATTGCCGAACTGGGCTCCAATGGCATCCACGAGGGCACCGTGCGCTACGAAATCGGGGAGCCTGACCTGCGGGCCGAAACCAGCCTGCAGGTGGATGGCGGCCTGAGCTTCGTGTCGGACCACGTGAGCTTGTCGGCTGATGTGTTCCGCAACCAGATCAGCAACTACATCTTCCCGCGGGCTTTAAGCACGCCCACCGGCCAGGATTCGGTGTCGGTGGAAGGCGACCGGGTGTTCCGCTACGGGCAGGGCGACGCGCGGCTGGCCGGCGGTGAAGTCAGCCTCGACCTGCACCCCCACCCGCTCGACTGGCTGCACTTCGAAAACAGCTTCTCCATGGTGCGGGCGCTGCAGTTCGACCAGCCCGAAGGCCAGCAACGCCTGCCCTTCATCCCGGCCGACCGGCTGCAGTCGGAGCTACGGGTGAACTTCAGCAAGGTGGGCACCTCGCGGCTGCGCAACCTCTACGCCCGCGGCACCGTGGAGCACAACTTCCAGCAGAACCGCATCTTCTCAGCCTTCGACACCGAAACCCGCACACCGGGCTACACCCTCGTGAACCTGGGCCTGGGCTCCGACCTGACCAACGCCAAAGACAAAACGCTGTTTTCGGTGTACCTGACGCTAAACAACGTGTTCGACGTGGCGTACCAGAACCACCTTAGCCGCCTGAAATACACGGCCATCAACTACGCCACCGGCCGGCAGGGCGTGTTCAACATGGGCCGCAACCTGAGCGTGAAACTGATTGTGCCGTTGTCGTTTAAGTAAGTTAGCACGAGCAGTAGCGCGAACTACAAAGTTCGCGCTACTGTCTACGGTAAACCACTGCGCAAAATCCTCCCATGCCCCACGACCACGCCGGCCACGACCACGCCCACCATCACCACGGTCCGCCCGCCGATGGCAATTTTAGCCGGGCGTTTGGCTGGGGCATTGTCCTGAACCTGCTGTTTGTGGCCGGCGAGGCCGCCGGCGGGCTGTGGGCCAATTCCTCGGCCCTGCTCTCCGATGCGGGCCACAACCTGAGCGACGTGCTGAGCCTGGCCCTGGCCTGGGGCGCTACGCTGCTAGCCC
Proteins encoded in this region:
- a CDS encoding TonB-dependent receptor; its protein translation is MLRSFLTAGCLLGAGSVLAQTPPARPARTVAPATPVTGRITDAATGEALPGATLYFSDLKQATSTDATGNFRFGNLPKGRFLVQVRFVGYTPVVRTVDTGSGQPLDVALTPAETEIGQVIVTGVSASTEMRRSAIPTSVVDQTRLRQTSATNAVDAIAHTPGLSQITTGAAISKPIIRGLGANRVITLNNGAKQEGQQWGDEHGIEIDEFGIDRVEIIKGPGSLLYGSDGLAGVINFLAPDPVEDGRIVGSVAANYQTNNRQQGYSLWNAGNLNGLNWQVRGSGKVAGAYQNRYDGRVYNSGFRELNGSGYVGFNKSWGYSHLTVSSFNQILGLIEGERDSTSGRFLKTVSLGGDALAGVITDDADLRTLNLDVPRQQINHLRIGTDNNFILGQHRLTLNVGWQQNLRREFGNPTDYYEKSLFFQLRTVDYALRWFLPEMNGWNTTVGVSGMQQENQNKGVEFLIPAYRLLDGGLFGVTKKSFGKLDLSGGLRYDARRITADALYLNDDEQPVPAGQGETKFAGFRSTFRNVSGSVGGAYNFNDKWLLKANVARGFRAPNIAELGSNGIHEGTVRYEIGEPDLRAETSLQVDGGLSFVSDHVSLSADVFRNQISNYIFPRALSTPTGQDSVSVEGDRVFRYGQGDARLAGGEVSLDLHPHPLDWLHFENSFSMVRALQFDQPEGQQRLPFIPADRLQSELRVNFSKVGTSRLRNLYARGTVEHNFQQNRIFSAFDTETRTPGYTLVNLGLGSDLTNAKDKTLFSVYLTLNNVFDVAYQNHLSRLKYTAINYATGRQGVFNMGRNLSVKLIVPLSFK